The window GTGCAGGACTCTCTAACTTCCGTATGGAAAGTTGGGATAGATTTCACCTATTCAAGCTCTAAATATGATCATAGTTTGACTTAAAATATccctttattttatcttttcagGGTGTCGGCGCTCTCCCAGTTATGATTCTTGCCGGCGATCCCCTAGCTATTCTCCATATAGTCGGAGCCGGAGCAGGTCTCCCTGCTATTCCTCTGATCGAAGTCGGAGCAGGTCTTACTCACCTTATTATAGCAGGAGTGGATCATACTCTCCTTACTACCGTCGCCGCAGGTCCTATTCACCTCGCTATGATCGGCGGAGTTATTACTATTACCGTGAGAGGTCCTACTCTTGTTCTCGCCCTTGTAGGTCACCAGTATACAGGCAGGACAGGTCCTGTTCTAGATATAGCTACAGGGATTATTCGCCAGATGAGCGGTACTATAAACGGACCAGAAGCAGGTACCGCTCAGTGTCTCGCAGCTACTCGCCTGGGAGGAGGGACTACTCCAGCAGCTACTCGCCAAGGCCGAGGAGGAGCTACTCTCCTAGTGTCTCTCCAAGGCCTAGGAGAAGCTCAAGGAGGAGTTATTCTAGCAGCACCTCTCCAAGTCCAAGGAGGAGCTCAAAAAGGAGTCGTGGCTCAAAGAGTCGCGGTCGGAGTGAGTCTCAGAGCCGCAGTGCAAGGGCTACTTCTAGGGTGGTTTCGAGATCTGTCACTCCTAGCTCggcttctccttctccttgaGCACCTGGGTGTTAGTATCAAAGTTAGGTGAATTACCCTGCTATGGGAGGATTAATGTAATTGAGGACTTGCTATCATGTGCTGCATATTGTGCTCTCCGAGTGATTGATGGATACATGTAGTACCAAAGTTCTGtttattatataaacaaataaattagtGACTGTTCTATGAAATAGCTATTTTCATTGCTTACTGCTGTTATGCTGGACTACCTCCGCCTCCTCTTCCCGGCAAGAGAATGGTTGTGACAGCTACGTTTGTCAGGTCAGATTTTGGCGGTCTCTGCGATACTAACATGCGATCCACACATTTTGGCGATTTCTGTGATTCTAACATACGAAGTGTGGATTGCAGCTGAGATGGTAAATGGTCTATGAGAAACAGATGAATTTGGATAACGAGGAACGAATTATAGAACTCGCACTTCTTATGAGGCCTGCATGGTTGCCCAGCTTTCTCAGAAGGCTGGAAAAccgaagaaggaaaagaaaagaaaaagggggaaaaaaaaaaggctcagATCCAAACGAAAACTTTCAATCTAGTATCCCCATCAAGCAGAGACAAACTTATGGCTCtcttcttcaatgccaaaTGATGTATGTCGGTGGTCCTTAGCATCTCTATTTGGAAAATTTGCAGAATGATGAGAAGCCGATAGCAAGGCAGACGAAGTTCTCTCTTTGAACTCCTTGCGGATTCCCCATAAAATTTCCACGCATTTTCTCATGGGTGGTCTCGAATGTCTTGTAGGTGCCAGGCATTGCCGAGCCAGTTTCAGGACCTCTTCGTGGGCTGTGACTGATGCAGGATTTCTCCGTATCCTCCAGTCCATTGCAAGAACCGACTCTCTGTTCTTTAGCTTTTGCATTGCCTGCAAGTGTTTATAAGCAGAGATCATCACCATTCCCAAATGCTTGTCTATGGAGCCGAACAAGCTTGTCAAAAGAAAGGCATTAGACATAGGACTGATTGCGGCTTTCGACGGGAGAAGCAAAACAATGTGAGAGAAGCGTCGAGGCTTGGATGGAACTCTCACCCATTTTATGGTAGTCCTCTCATGCAATGGTCTTTTAGACTCGATAGGGTGTCTTCCTGTCATCATTTCCACGAGCAGCACCCCAAAAGAGTAAACATCGCTTTTTGGGGAAAGTTGATATGTCCTCAGGTACTCCGGATCCACATAACCTGTTGACCCTTTTATTTGAGTGGAAATATGAGTCGCATCAGAGCCTTCTGTAGCCGACCGTGCGAACCCAAAGTCGGCCACTTTAGCCCTCAGCTTCTCAGTAATTAAGATGTTCGATGCCTTTATATCTCTGTGGATGATTGGAGGATCTgtcaaaagaaaaagcaaaatttGAAGTGTGCAGGAGCTTAAGCATAATGCTTTTCTGGGTTTTATTTGTGGATGGAGTTCTTGGATTACCTGTGTATGTGTGAAGGTAAGTGACTGCATGAGCCACATCAATAGCAATGTCCAGCCGTTCCGCCATCTCGAGTCCATTTCCACGAACACCTGCTTCACTAAAAGAATTCAGTTCCCAAGCTTGGATAACAGTAATATTGTAACTGATTAATAACCATCCACAACATGCAGAACAGATAACAGATTTCAAAGTAGCCTCTACTCATATGACTGACCAACGCCTGAAGTCGGATCACTATTCTTCGAGTCCATCTTTACTACATATTATTATCTAGTTGTCAATTACTGGAGTGGAGAAACTGTCATTTCACTTTTAACTTGATCTTCTTCATGCAATCCATAAAGCAATGAAGATGTTCCCAATGCTTGGCGTATAGAAATAGAAAGAGCACAACATACCATCGAGGTGCTCCCTAAGCGTTCCATTACTGACATATTCGACCACCATAACTCTTTCATCACCGTGCTCTAGGTACCCATATAGTCTCACCAAATTCAGATGCTCAATCTGTGATAAGGTAAGCACTTCGTTCTTGAAATCAGATGAAGTTCGCTGATCGTATATGTTCTGCCGGAGAACACCAATGAAATAGTTAAATAAGCAATCTCCAGCCCCGTTTCCTACTGAAAATTGAAACCACAGCACTGAGGTGCGAAGAATTCTTTTACCTTTCTGGCACGCTTGACGGCAACAGGAGAACCATTCTTGAGCTTCCCCTTGTACACTGTTCCAAACCCACCTTCCCCGGTCACGTTCGCCGAGGAGAAATTCTCGGTCGCCTTCAGAACCTCTTCAAAGGAGAAGTTCGATGATCCCACAGGCCCACTCGCAGCAGTTGAAGTCGAGCTTGCGGAAAAGGAAGGTCTTAGCTTTGACAAGCTCCTCGGATTGCTTCCGGTCGAAGCATCTGTGGAAGCTGCAAATTTGTGTTCAAAATCATTAGAACTAAGTAATAAACTGTACGAAATGCAAGTTTTGAAGCTGATAACGCGTCCTGTGAGTCAAGATTGACCGTATGTGTGATTTCAAGCAATCACTTACAAGAAACTGCAGTGACTTGATCATTTTTGCTTCCCGATTCAGCTATGGATCCTTCCGGAGGAGTCCTCTTCCGCCGAAGCAGAAAGATCGCAAACAGCCCGGAAGCTTTCTTGGTTGCAAGCTTGAAGTAATCAGCAAATGATCGATTTTTCCGATTTGGGACCGTCGAACGGTGAAGATCGGAGGTGGGATTCCCACGACCCGGCCGCTGGTTCGGGTTGTTCGTGGCGGTTGGTGGTGTCCTCATCTTCTAGCGGAGCTTATTACGTTCGCTGTCGCATCTCTGATATTCATTGGGTTGTCTGATGTTCCTTCCCATTATTGATAGAAGTAAAcggtttttgttttgttgcaGAGATGGGAATTCATCCTTATATGCTCGAATAAATTAGTGAGGTTTCTTCTCACAGACGGACCATTTCAAGACATATAACCAAGTCTTCCAATTCGATGTTCTGTTTTACGTGAGTAGAATCGAAGACTTCACTCGGATTGATTGCCATTTCCCCTCCGTTATgatttaaaaagt of the Punica granatum isolate Tunisia-2019 chromosome 6, ASM765513v2, whole genome shotgun sequence genome contains:
- the LOC116211559 gene encoding serine/arginine-rich splicing factor SR45a isoform X1 is translated as MSYSSRSRYSRSPSYGSYSRSASMSRSVSRSRSRSLSSDVENPGNNLYVTGLSPRTTKKELEKHFSSEGTVVDVHLVVDPWTRESRGFGFVTMSSIEEAERCIKYLDRSVLESRIITVEKARRRRGRTPTPGRYLGLRTVRGCRRSPSYDSCRRSPSYSPYSRSRSRSPCYSSDRSRSRSYSPYYSRSGSYSPYYRRRRSYSPRYDRRSYYYYRERSYSCSRPCRSPVYRQDRSCSRYSYRDYSPDERYYKRTRSRYRSVSRSYSPGRRDYSSSYSPRPRRSYSPSVSPRPRRSSRRSYSSSTSPSPRRSSKRSRGSKSRGRSESQSRSARATSRVVSRSVTPSSASPSP
- the LOC116211558 gene encoding calmodulin-binding receptor-like cytoplasmic kinase 1 isoform X1: MRTPPTATNNPNQRPGRGNPTSDLHRSTVPNRKNRSFADYFKLATKKASGLFAIFLLRRKRTPPEGSIAESGSKNDQVTAVSSSTDASTGSNPRSLSKLRPSFSASSTSTAASGPVGSSNFSFEEVLKATENFSSANVTGEGGFGTVYKGKLKNGSPVAVKRARKNIYDQRTSSDFKNEVLTLSQIEHLNLVRLYGYLEHGDERVMVVEYVSNGTLREHLDAGVRGNGLEMAERLDIAIDVAHAVTYLHTYTDPPIIHRDIKASNILITEKLRAKVADFGFARSATEGSDATHISTQIKGSTGYVDPEYLRTYQLSPKSDVYSFGVLLVEMMTGRHPIESKRPLHERTTIKWAMQKLKNRESVLAMDWRIRRNPASVTAHEEVLKLARQCLAPTRHSRPPMRKCVEILWGIRKEFKERTSSALLSASHHSANFPNRDAKDHRHTSFGIEEESHKFVSA
- the LOC116211558 gene encoding calmodulin-binding receptor-like cytoplasmic kinase 1 isoform X2, translating into MRTPPTATNNPNQRPGRGNPTSDLHRSTVPNRKNRSFADYFKLATKKASGLFAIFLLRRKRTPPEGSIAESGSKNDQVTAVSSSTDASTGSNPRSLSKLRPSFSASSTSTAASGPVGSSNFSFEEVLKATENFSSANVTGEGGFGTVYKGKLKNGSPVAVKRARKNIYDQRTSSDFKNEVLTLSQIEHLNLVRLYGYLEHGDERVMVVEYVSNGTLREHLDGVRGNGLEMAERLDIAIDVAHAVTYLHTYTDPPIIHRDIKASNILITEKLRAKVADFGFARSATEGSDATHISTQIKGSTGYVDPEYLRTYQLSPKSDVYSFGVLLVEMMTGRHPIESKRPLHERTTIKWAMQKLKNRESVLAMDWRIRRNPASVTAHEEVLKLARQCLAPTRHSRPPMRKCVEILWGIRKEFKERTSSALLSASHHSANFPNRDAKDHRHTSFGIEEESHKFVSA